The stretch of DNA atttttgaaaatttcttgcaTTGTCATAGTATTCTTAGATTTTTAGAGTcaactttttcctgactggaataaatTACATGTGtaactacataattaaaatattaccagataggttgATTTAAAAACAGGGttaatatttcagcattttacttttccccgctatttcacttcaCCCCATACTCCCCTACTAATTTATAGGTTTCCAATTTGATTGCTGTCCCAAACTTAAATGGGTTTTCCAATATCAAGCTTTTCCAACAAACAACATTCTTCAAATTCACTTACTGTCACTATTTCTCTCATTTTCACTCTGTGAAtgtcttttttttagtttatgaGGTGGATTTTTATGCGAAAACTAGGAACCTCCCACGTGCCAACAGTACTCAGAGGTCACCCCATCATTTTAAAAatcgttcgttttttttttcgtcttctttTTGGCGACGCTGAAGTTATCTCCACGataaattgaacttttttaaagcttaatcGATGAATGTTCACAAATATGTAGAGATGTTGTTAGTTACAAGGACCTTTGATACCTTCCCGCTTTTTTACTATCACGAAATCCCTTTCTTCACTTAGCAACTGCTCTGTTTGTCCACACATGCTTTGGAATGCTCGCCTGAATCTTTTCAAAATGCAACACGCGACAGAGACCAAAAGGAGTAAGTACAGAGCTAAGTATTTTCCTAAATAGGTAGGAATATAAATATGTGCACATCTCTTTTAATGCATTGCTATATTTTTAGAAGTACCATTGTGTCTTTAATATACAATATTATACGTAGTACGATTTCGATATTTTATTACAAAGGTTTTCAGCTTGGGTTCCACGGAACTCAGATGGTTCTCTAAACCTTTGACGGGCAGAGGGTTCTCTGGAACTTCGAAACATTCACTAATTGTCTAATCAAAACgccaaaattttaatgaaattttaattaaaaaaatcttgaaggtggttggcttgtaaaataaaatacataagtaaatacTTTATGGCTAAGATAAAAGTTATTCTtgacgtaaaaaaaattgtgatacaAAACATCGACCGCCaagtgatcaaaaaaaaaaaaaaaaaaaaaaaaaaaaaaaaaaaaaaaaaagaaaagaaaaaaaaaagagcaacaatttttattaatttgttataaCTAGAAATATTgctatttttgtttataattcatagaatatattttaagaaaaaaagaaaaaaaaacactagttaGTTAAgagttttttaaactctttttagtAGTTTTTATTTGCACATGTATACATGTTGTcgtaattttactcatttcattgtacaaagtttacaaaaactacttttttacaTTAGTTACCTAAACATTCATTATCTTACAAAGATGtttgatttatgaaaaaataaagacgCAATAATAATTTCGTAAGTTTAAGTATATTTTTGATATCCTTCAAGAGCACGGGCAGCTCAAAAGGTTCCCGAAGTGCAAAAGGATGAATATCTCTGCTTTACttgatattttgaattaataATATATAACTTAAACGGACATTTGCatcgtttttaatttatttctgttatttaTAACAGTTTCTCCAAAAGTCACAATGTAATCGTCGGATAGTTGTCTCCCGAGTTACGGCAAGTTTGGAAAATAAATCTTAAGATAGTAGTTATAATGTTCTTTCATCCATTTCCTTTGCATCAAAAATGGCGTtaaggttccttgtaaccccaaagCACTATTAAGCAATTCTTCAcaagttttgtattttaaaaactgttttataatTTCTGTTGAGCAAAGTTAGCGATCCTTAAAAAACCAAAACTATATTAAGGACAAGAGTTAATAAAAATCACTGTCTATTCAATCAGTAGAtatcttttttataaattaaacaagagaattaaaaagtattaataaaGAAATTAGGCTAGgtgtaataaataaaactattctttaaatttcaatattaacgTAAATTGTGCTTTTTACAACgaaagagaaattttattttaaaaaaatcattgcccTGAAAGGACATCACATCATCATTTTAAACAATGGAAATGAAACAGGAAGAAGAAACAATGAAAATGAAAGAGAAATAACGGCCTTTTGAATGAAATAAGTGTCTATGATGAGAAAAAATGCCAATGAATCAACGATTGATGGGTTGAAGGCTACcagaaaaattagttaagaaaatgcGCAGAAAATTTGCCACTATCTTATGGTCATCGTAACAATTACTATGATTTCAGCATTTGTGGTCTTAGAAGTTTTAATCACTCAAGTGAGAATTCATAGTCATGGAAACTTTGAGTCACAGTTAGAATATTTTAAACTGCCGATCTCATATTCCAATATTAGTTTTATTGCATCGTTTGGAATGAAACGGAATACATACCTATATTTCTAAACTAGTGAACAGTTATCCAAagttacgaaataaaaattattaaagccatttaaaatatttctattttttataatttgcGTAGATTATAAAAATGTAGGAAGAGCACTTTCAgcaactttaaaaataacttccaaaCAGTAACATACGAATGATTGAGTGGTGCAATGAACTATGAACAAAATTACCAACTTCGTTTTGTAAAGCATAGCAGAAAACAAATTTATCAGGTGAGTGCAGCTCAAgcccagctaaaaataatctttagaaaatctgcagaaaaaaattttttttgaagtatttttcaagatttctgcagatttttagaagacaagcaaaatctgcattttgtcttcaaaataatctgcagaaaatccacacaaaaaagttttctttttagttttctcttaatattctgcagatttttttgaaggtaaaaaaaaatctgcaaattttcttcaattagatctacagaaaatctacacaaaaaattctcttacagttttctctaaataattcgcacgtttgtagatattttatggtcatcaaaaagaaatctgtattgcaatttaaattattttttaaagttttattacaccataaaagtttttcacactttaattttttttaatatttttttcagtttttagaaaattaaacacatttttttgtttttctaattaaaatcagtaataaataacttaaacttttcccccaagaactttgatttatattttgataacttaaattgaaatttaaaagcatttcaacacgtttgaaacatttaccaaataaaaaatgtctgtttattgtattatataaataatatgacatgaaaatcaattttaatataagtgcatgattcaaatcaaataaaagtgaaattacaatacatcatttttttttttttgaaaacaaaacgattttgaataacgcaagttattacatggtttgaaagggctttcaaaaatgtcaatttcaagaaggatacggattggaacagagtcaaatttgactcacttggagaaaaatcaggaaattgaaattgaataagaacaaatatgacttgaaataatgttctcgagcggcgcgccgttcgagtacaaacgcaccgaacgccaagcctcttatcgtccacggaggcctcggtccgtcccgcaatattcgggtgccacaaagctacgagagtagatgacccctcgaccaggtgacgcgtattgtttttttgctccgccacggaaacaaataattagggaaatttcaagtttcatcattggaaacccatgaaaaaatattggattcatgcctcggttcacaaaaaggtaagacactttaaaattcaacaattattatttgattaaattaacttttatttaataagtgtatagtatattagggttagtttgaaatgttatgcctaatcggaggtttttaatttttgaaatttttactttttcaccgattgacttaaaattttgagcgaacatttacgttgtcaatatctattaataaaaaaaattgtgctacgatgtctcaataataaccagcctaattaacttaattactttccaccacgtggtcgatttggaggaatttttcggaatttttaatttttacaaatagttctatttattatttcgtcttgaaactttatactaattttacaatcatagcgatgtatttttgtgacaaatttggtttaattatttcaatttgcataaactccaatttaataaaatttaaattttcattttggaggagtagttcaagttttaattatatgttttattaaacaaacatgaaacaccactctgcagtgaatttactcattttaattaaagaaatgtcgaaacttaaaattaaaaatgttttcggatttttattgcattaatttcatttgttattaattgttatctactatttttaatttgctgggtacattttttgcagtttatctacagattttctgcagaatatttaagtatatttgaaacatgctttcttcacaaaataggcagaaaaaaaatctgcagaaaaaatctgcagaaaatttgagcatatttggaacacgctttctgtaaaaaatctacagataaaatatgcagattttctttagaaaccatgttccaaatatgcttaaattttctgcagatttttttaaaagattttctgcagattttttttagctgggaGACCTTCTATAGTTGGtgcaaacctaatctggcagcattgtgaaggctacgctaTACATATCTTAAGCACAGTATTACGACGCTGCCAAATTAGGTTAACCCCAAGTATGGTTGTTTTTGAGATCGCGCAAAGTTAACAGCCCAGTCTCAAAACTACCCTGAATGACCATAATAGACTTGTCAAGTCTTTCTAATTTCCCTACGTTAACAATGGTAGAGTTTCCCTTACTTAATTTCAGATTTGTTAGATGAGCAATGTCGGAGTCTGAGGATGACAGGCCACAGTCTCAGCGCTCATGCGGCAAGATCTTGTTGCGGCTGCTCTTCTCCCACGTCGGACTCTTCCTGCTCGTCTGTCTATACGCCGCATTCGGAGCCTGGATATTCGTCTTCATCGAATACGACGACGAGACCCAGCTGAGGAAAGAACGCATGATACGTTCCATCGATGTGAACGACTCGCTCGTCTATCTGGCAGCCCTCTTCTATTACTGGCGAGACAAAGGCTACTCCAGGGAGGAGTGGAACGACAAGGTCTACTCGGAATTGAAGACTTTGGACAAGTTCATCGTGAACATGGTGCGAGCGGTTCAGTACGATGGCACCATGGATGAAGAGAGCTGGGACAGAGAGTGGGCATTCGGAAATAGTTTGCTGTTTTCCGTCACCATTCTCACCACCATAGGTActatatatatcgaaaaaaaaaagaagacattttcgAATAGGGTTTCATTTTTAATAGGTTTAAATTTTACTCTAATCCCTATAGATAGATGGAATGAATGCTTTTGCTTTTCAACCCTTAGGTTACGGCCATGTAGCACCCAATACGCAGTTGGGCAAAATATGTACTATCCTTTACGCACTCGTGGGCATCCCACTGACTCTGATCTTCTTGGCGAACATTGGTGAGCTGATGGCATCCGTCTTTCGGTACACTTATAGCCGACTCTGTTGTCGCTGGTGTCGCGGGGCCCGCAGGCAGAACGAATACGACCGCGAGGCCGCAGTCAGAATGGGCGGCCGGCTTCCGCCGCTCTCATCGGACGACGTTGGCAAGGAGGACTACATGCCTACAGACAAGGTCAGTCTGTGCAATATATGTCTGCCTTATCACCTTAATAGAAATATGGGTCATTCTCTCGAAAATAGTACAAATCATGTCACACACTTCTAAATTTTTCGtcaagttttatgaaaattttttgttttcgatAAAGATGGACAGTATCAGGTGTCTCAGTTTCAAAGTACTAAGACTTAAAGCGTGATTTAAAATGGTACTGAAATGcaataattgaaaatatcagttaagttatatacttcacataaaaataatttttgcaacacAGGCTTGTGAGAGAATActcaagaaaaatagttttttgtttgtGCCTCAACATTTTCAAAGATTCATATTGTCCTGTCTGCTTTAGCCATTttgaaataaagtaaacaatGACATTCCATATGCTAGTATTTTTATGAAGTCAATGGTAGTATAATCAGTGTTTATCTAACTACTTTGAATTGCACTTTCTACAGACAAGGTCGATCTTGTTCTTTGTTTCTTATAGTTGATTTGAAATGTTGAATATCCCTTCTGTTACTTATGtactaatgataaaaaatgaaattcttgaaGTTGCTGACAGAATAagtttcattttaagttttatcaTTTGATGCTCGTTCTGAGATTGTAACTTTTCTTCGTCATTAGACCGGTTTTTAAAAGATTCTTTGTTCACTCTGTTAGGCGAAGTGGgtccaaaatattttaatcttttcataaACTACGTACGTACAAGCTATTGATACTTTATTACAGGTAACTCCCGATTTTGTGCGAAATTGAGCGGCACAAGTGCCACAGATAATAAAAGTCACGGATAAAccacaaaaaggctaaaatgagagACAGCAAACTTAAAAACTATATACTTCCTCAAAAACATGACTGTGTTGATACATAGTGCTTTGTACAGTGAAAAAATATGCGGTACAGTAagaatgttttg from Uloborus diversus isolate 005 chromosome 5, Udiv.v.3.1, whole genome shotgun sequence encodes:
- the LOC129222779 gene encoding TWiK family of potassium channels protein 7-like → MSESEDDRPQSQRSCGKILLRLLFSHVGLFLLVCLYAAFGAWIFVFIEYDDETQLRKERMIRSIDVNDSLVYLAALFYYWRDKGYSREEWNDKVYSELKTLDKFIVNMVRAVQYDGTMDEESWDREWAFGNSLLFSVTILTTIGYGHVAPNTQLGKICTILYALVGIPLTLIFLANIGELMASVFRYTYSRLCCRWCRGARRQNEYDREAAVRMGGRLPPLSSDDVGKEDYMPTDKAQIPIILNLLLISIFILLGAGIFAYLENWDLLSSGYFTFITLTTIGFGDYYPGNAFEGYKGSISKTLTLMGTCFYMMLGMALVSMCINLMQQQITEKVKWVAMEVGLIQQSDIPDTEEEKPLTTLSSQLEQV